Within Dermacentor variabilis isolate Ectoservices chromosome 8, ASM5094787v1, whole genome shotgun sequence, the genomic segment GTGCGCAGTTTTTTACTCAGAAGCACTTGTTTGTTCTCTGACACTGTCGTACCCCGTTTTTTTCTATGTGCAGGTCTAGTGCCAGACGACTGAAGGATATAAATTCACCTGGCAGCACTCTACTCCGATAGTCAGCGGGGTGGTGAATCATGTCTAAAGCGTTACATGTAAAAGATGCCTTCAACGCCACATGTGCAGCCGGCAGAGGCATCACGGAAGGGCAAGTCCAGAACATCCCATGCACCAAGACGGGTGGGGCTAGCTGTCGCTTACTGGAACACCGTCGTGGCTTAAACCAAATCCTTCTGGACGCCTGCCTTGAGCTTCGGGAAGACAGGCGAGGAAAGACCAGGGGCGATGCCCTTATTGCCGTCGTAGGGGCAAACACCTGCGGGCATCTCCTGTACGGCCCATACGAAGACTTGCGCAGATCGAAGCCTCTGGAACTTGTTGAACGCCTACTGGCCGAGCATCGCTGCATCACAGGGATTGAATTCAACGCGAGCTCGAAGCCGCACCGTACTTTGCTTTCAGTAGTAAAACGTAACTGTTCTTTGAAAAGCGTTGCCGTCTGCGGCAGATTCATTGGAGCGGACGACGCCGCTTTCATGTGCGAGGTGATCAAGTCTTGCTCGCATCTCGAGAGTCTAGCTTTCAAGGTTCTGGATTTCGAGAAGGAATGGGGAATCAAGACAAGTTTGTTTGGGAGGTCACTTGACCTAGACTGGCATCACCTGACGACCCTCGACGCGGCAGAACTTTCGATGTCCCCTAGTGAGGCGAGTTCGCTCATTCATGCTCTCATAGGAAACAAAACTATCACTGACCTGCGCGTCGGACAAAGTGTGTTCGGCTACCGCGATGAATCCTCCAAGGCACTCTTCGCCAGCTACCTTGCGAAACAGGACTCGGCGCTGCGAAAACTGACGCTCAAATCGAATCGCTATGCCGACAGCGACTTGCTATTGAGAGAACTCATCGATGCGTTCTGCAAGATGACTTCTTTGGAGGAACTGGATGCGGACATCGTTGTGATGACTCCAGAATTGTAAGTATAGATGACATTTTATTATGGATCGACGCTATAGCATTCAGACATTTCGCAACACTCCTCCCGGGACTTTCATTGTCAGCGGAGGCATGGAATACACGCTTTGACAGGTCGAGAACGGAGAGTTGACTGTCTTTATGCCAAAGTAAAATCATGTTTGAGTGGAAGTGATGGCTCCCTAGACGGGCAGTCACCTTCGGTTCCAGGAAAGAGCACGGGgcgatgaccccccccccccggcggggCCCAGAGAAGCGACAGATGGTCGCTAATTCTTAACGTTGTAATATCCAATGTATCGTATAATACCTTTGCGCTGTACTGTAAATTCGATACCTGAAATTTTCATTTTACCATGTCACACTTAACGCATGGCCTATATATGTAGGAGAAGCAGTGTTGCGCTGGAGGAAGTTTTTAGTTTTGGAGGTTTTAGTGaaatggtaatttttttttttgcgtacaaTGTCTTGCTTGGCCAGCTAGCTCTTTTGCAGGTCAATCCAGAAAGAAATACAGCGTAAATCTAAGTGCCCCTGGGAATGCGATGgcgatgataatgataataactGTTGACAAACGTTTGGCAGGTGATTCCGCTTCTAGTTCACGTCGATCAAATACTGTCGCTCCAGCACggcattcaaaataaatcaggcTACTCCGACCCCCATTCCTCAGCCCCAACGCAACCATGAAAACATcgtctttcatcgacttcaatTACACGTTGAATCACCTTTTTTAAACATGTGTGCTCTTCATGGAGAAGAACGAAAATGTAGCAGTTCATATAGCTTTTCTTCTCAAACAGTCGTTCAGCAGTACACGGTTAATAACGCGCCATGATTCACTGTGAGGCTTGTATGACCAGTATGTCCAGTATGAAAAGCTTGTAGATCCAGTGGTCACTGTCAATCGCCACTTGCTGTAACATACGCGTTCGCAGACCTAAAGCATGGTGGAAGCCTTGAACGTCCTTTGCGGATGACGTTGGCTGCGATTATTCTTCGCGTTAAGGAACGCCAATTTGGGTACGTAATGTGAGTTTTTAAAGTAGTGCTCCTTTTTgcttgatttttctcattttgtTTTCCCTCTTGAGTTTAATTGTTCTCACAGCTAATACGTGTTTTCTATGTGTTTGCCAGTGTTGTTGCGGTCAGCCTCTTCGCCGAAGTGGTCCTTCGGAGCGCCAGCCTGCGGAGCCTGAGGTTACCTTCGACGTTCTGCGAATGCTGTGGCTCAATTCGCTACGGTGGTGTCTACATTCCAGAACCCAAAGCCGCGCAATGCATGAAGCCCTGGTTTGCAGCCCTGCGAAGACCAAACTTGCCGCTCAGCAAGCTCTGCATCGACTTGCGGCGCTTCGGCGAAGCTGAGTGCCACGCCTTCTTCGGTGCAGTTGCGGAAACGAACGCTCTGAAGTCGCTGGTCGTTCTCTCCTTGCCCGCAATCGACCGGCCGGACAGGGTCTGCGCCACCATCCAGGAGCGAGGACTGAACGATCGAGTGGTCATCCATTGGCATTACGTGCGCAAAACGAAACGGCTGCAGCGATGCCCGCAAATCAGCAGCGTAAGCGTCAGAATGAGGCATTTGAAGTCCAATGACGACTTCCCTTTTCAGACAGTTATCTCAGCTCTAGAAGCGGTGGGTGGCTGCGCTCACATAACGTCCCTGCGGCTTAACTGCGATAATTTCAATCGCAGTATGTTCTCCGCCTTGGCGGCATTTATAAGAGCTCCGTCCACGCTTACTGATGTAAACATAAACGTCGCTTTCGTTTGTACCCGTCTGATAAAACAAGAGAATCGTGATGTGCAGACTGAACTGGTGAAAGCGCTGGCCTCCAATCTCAAACTAGTCAGCGTCAACCTCAAGGGAGTACTGCTGGCGAAGGACGACTTCAAGCGGCTCGCGCATGGTGCCAGCAAGAGCCTAAACCTCACAGAATTCGCCATGACTCCCGCCTGTGTCTTCAGCGCCAGGCATGGTAAAGCGCATGGAGCATTGAAGTGCTGTTGGGTCCACAGGGCCAATGCCTGGACGGGAGAATCCATCGAGAACATCGCACTGGCCAACATCTTGGTATGACTCAATGCTATCTTTTGTTGGATCGTTTCTGATCGTAAGTTAAGTGATTAGCTAGTGTGGACAGTTCACGCGTAGTAAGCGCCGGGTATAGTGTTTTTTGGCGCCAATTGCTGTAGAGAACTCTGGTGCTACGAGTACACAAGTGCAATAGTAGTGCATTACGCGTATCTAGGGGTGCTGCGAATGTGGCGGCTCCAGCCGCATGGTAATTACAGACAGTTGCACGCATGTGGCCTATAAGCTTCCCACTTGTTGCTTCGAACTGTTTTGGGATTTCGTACTGACCATGTGCATCAGCACAACGCGCCATGAGTGCGGGAATTTCCAATGGTTAGGCGCATCTGCGGAGACTAATTGCTTTGCTGGGTTAGACAACTGTGAGCGCTGAGAAACTTCGGAAATGGCATCACAGATGTCGCCACAAGGTTGGCAGAAGCCACAAGTGAGCACAAATAGACAATTGCGGGTAATTAACATCATTCCCTGGAGTAGCTAAACGGTAACAGCGCCTTAGTTTCCTCTAGTAATATTTCTGGAAGTCTGTGTGGAATTTCGCTAATTTAAAAGTTTATTAGCCGTGTACGAGTTAAAGGAATACTGTGACAAATAATTTCGATATAATCTTTTCTGGTAAAGTAAGTGGCTAATGACCCaataatcacggcacgaaacatcATTTGCTTCAGAGCGTGACAGAATTATTTGGAGTCTTCAACCTAGCGACAGGTACAAGTGCtggtttcagagagcaacgagctgggccaaagaaggaatgtaaacaaaactgggcacgtgatcgcacaaaactgGCGTACGCATGCCAGCACGCTCGCTGGCGTGCGAGCTTGGTGCTGCGAGTTCGTCTGCTACGTCTGCACGTGCTTTGCGACGTCCTCGCCATCATCGTTGTTCTCTCTTTCATCCTCTAGTGGCGACCATTTCTTGCAGGCGGGACTCGCCGCCGTATAAGACGTGGCCAATCATTTTTTATTGGATACACTTCAAAGCAGCGACTCCCAAGGTACGGCGAGTGACAGTAATATGCGTACGCACCGCTGGCAGTAGTATGAACTATTCGTCGAGAGCGCTTTCGGAAAGAAGTGTATTTCGGAGCCGAACACAAAGCGGGGTAAATTTCGGCACATCATCAGGCTTGGCGTACGTAGTCGTTGTGGAGGATCATAGGAGCTGTCTAAGGTCCGTGGGTTTTGTTTATACCAGGCACGCTCGAAATGAAACGAGCAAATCTGGTTGCTCTTCAACGGGGGACCATTCTAAGTGTCCCGAGGTGAGCACGAACTCCGACCACTTCTATCGACGCCGACGATAGCGAACGAGCAAGCCAGGCGCGCCGGCGATCGCTAGCTGTCGGATCCGAGGGCGACGGTACTTGCGATCCATCCGCAACTCGTAATAGAACACCTACATTCATCAACACAGTCGACGTCTGCACATTCATGTCGCTCATAATTCACAGTACAATTAGTATTCccgatgccgttggtagcgggaCGATTGCTGCGGCGCTGCGCGGTCCCCTTGCGAGTCAAAATCCCGCCGAGGATTCAATATTTCGCGCAGGCTTTTATAACATGGACACTTTCGAATACGCTTTACTATAAGAGTTAGTTCCTGTCAGAAAGACATTTTAGTTGGTTTTTGTGCTGCCGTcagtgtcgaaaaaaaaaaaaaactggggcgATCGGAACGGAGAGAAACGTGCTCCCCGGGCCCGCCCCGACGGCATCGCAAACATGTGACGTAGCCTGTTCTCGGTTGTTTGCAATTCTGATTTGATGTCCACGTCGCGAGGTGCTGCGTTTTGCTGCTGGCTGCCTCCATGTACTAAAGCGAAATTCACCGTTGATTTTTAGCAGACGATATGTGTGTGGCCAAACAAATCGATCTCACAGGTTAACTCGACTTTGAAATCTTGTGTCAGCACTCCTTTAACCAAAATATTTAGGAGTGCCACAGACTGATAAGTTATAAtcgcttcttttttgtttatattATAAGTTTTCAATGTTCGGAATGAGTGTCCACATTTCTCAAAGCAGGACCCCACCTTTCAGGGGCTGGGTGAGAGGTCCTCCAGTGTGATGCGCGTACGATTCTTTTTTGCACTGCCCTATAAGCTATCGAACCGGCCGATGCGGTCTATGGCAGTCCTTTCCATTTACAACAAGACATATTGAACTCGCCGTGGCCTTACGATTTGCCATCGCACTTGTGGATCGTGGCGACTGCATGCAATTCGCAcacccgcgaaaaaaaaaaggaagaaaaagcagcGAACaaatcttgattttttttttcgtgctcacTCCTTGAAATTTTTAGGGAATATCATCGTGCATCCAACAATAGCTGCCGCCTGTTTTTCTTGCGCAACATATTACTGTATTCGAAATCTTACGGTTGCAGTCGATGGCGGTTTACACTAGTACGCTTATAAATCGTTGCTGAGATTTCTTATTCGCAATTTTCCAGATGCTCTGATTCTGGCGCTCCGTTACCGATTTTCAAGTGGAGCTCGTATGCATTTCCGCGCACACTGTCCGATACCAATCGCGGGTGCAATTTTAAGCGCTTCAAACTTTTGACCCTTTGCAGCCTCGTCAACGTTTTTTCGTCTTTAAATCCCGCAACGGCTCATTTTTTCTACTTGTAGGAAACAACCAGACGGAATGCCTCCGCCGTCTTGGCCGCAGCTCAGTTCGTGTTAGGCGAGGAAGATGGCGCCGAAGGCGCTCGTTCTATCGAGCTGATGCAGGACCATCCTCGTCTGCTCGAAATGGTGAGCGAAGGTGGTGACGTCACCAAGGCCGACGCCAAGGAGATGATCAGCAGCGCCCTGCTTCGTGTTCGCCACTTGAGCCTCGACGAGTTCATGCGAATGACCGGCGTCGTCAAGGAGACGGTGGAATGCCTTGCAGATCCTGGTTCCAGGCGTCAGCTCTGTGACCTGAACCTCGATTGCtggttccacatccgccgcttcTTGAAGATGGCTGACGTTCTGCAGCCTCGGGCCGATCTATGTGAAAATGGTACAAGGGCTTTCTTATCCTTTTATTTTCTTGGCGGGGGTTGAGAGGTCAGCTCGTTTATTACATTAGGTGGAATGTGAATATGAATacctgttcgaaaaaaaaatgatggattACGAAAATGGTCGTTTGGCTGCAAAATGAACAGTAGAAAGATTTCTTATAAATTTCCTAAGGTATTGCTGCAATAAATCGTCAGCTTCCCAACGGCTAGCTATTTATGAACCTAAGATTAATTTTTCTAGatgtcatattttttttcacaatatatTGAAGGGCACGGGCGGCTCAAGTTAAGCTGTAAAACTGTTAAGTCTACACAGTCCGCAATGACAAACGGAAAAATGTTACAAAGTTCAACCCGCGATTCAATTATTGCGAATCCAGCAAACCTGATGGTTAATGCGTCGTAAATCGTCCGTACTAGCTTGGGCTGTCTTTCAGTCATACCTGGGAGGACAAAGCAAAcacaacttttttctttttattgttcccCTGATTTACAAATATATAAATTAAGCTGCTGTTTTGGAGTCCCACATAATAACATAGCTTGCACAATGTTGCTTTTTAAGTCTATTTGCACATGGATGAAAGAGAAAGACTTCAACAAAAGACGAAGGTGCCAACCAAGTTAGGCAGGACTTGCTACTTCATTGGAGTGATTTCAAGTGGTACGAACTAGTAACCTGAGGCATGAGACTTGTGTAGCCTTTAAAAATagggtgtgtgcgtgtgagagCAGAGAGGAAGTCACATGAACGCTTGTTGTTTTTATCTTTATACTTAAACGAAAGTCAGCAACCTAGGCGATATGACGCAGACTGGCAAGCCCCATGGCGCTACGAACATGTTTCTATGAATGGTTTTCCACAATTAAGTTAAGGTTTCGATCACCGGGAGATATGTACAACGTGACTTCATTGTGAAGAAGTCGGTCGGATGGGCTGGGAACATTGTGACAGGGGTTTTAAACATAGCGCTAGCCAGCGTCTGTgcataaataactaaataaatatttgACTAATGAATGTATATTTATGTATAACTTAACTGGTTCATAAGTTCCTGTAAATGAGTAAAATAAGTAAATTATTGCTCGCGATAGAGCCAGCCTTTCCGTATTGTACAATAAATCACACGTAACCAGTTTACA encodes:
- the LOC142590980 gene encoding uncharacterized protein LOC142590980 — protein: MCEVIKSCSHLESLAFKVLDFEKEWGIKTSLFGRSLDLDWHHLTTLDAAELSMSPSEASSLIHALIGNKTITDLRVGQSVFGYRDESSKALFASYLAKQDSALRKLTLKSNRYADSDLLLRELIDAFCKMTSLEELDADIVVMTPEFVVAVSLFAEVVLRSASLRSLRLPSTFCECCGSIRYGGVYIPEPKAAQCMKPWFAALRRPNLPLSKLCIDLRRFGEAECHAFFGAVAETNALKSLVVLSLPAIDRPDRVCATIQERGLNDRVVIHWHYVRKTKRLQRCPQISSVSVRMRHLKSNDDFPFQTVISALEAVGGCAHITSLRLNCDNFNRSMFSALAAFIRAPSTLTDVNINVAFVCTRLIKQENRDVQTELVKALASNLKLVSVNLKGVLLAKDDFKRLAHGASKSLNLTEFAMTPACVFSARHGKAHGALKCCWVHRANAWTGESIENIALANILETTRRNASAVLAAAQFVLGEEDGAEGARSIELMQDHPRLLEMVSEGGDVTKADAKEMISSALLRVRHLSLDEFMRMTGVVKETVECLADPGSRRQLCDLNLDCWFHIRRFLKMADVLQPRADLCENGWKSPSAEQTFQALE